A window from Actinomycetota bacterium encodes these proteins:
- a CDS encoding MoaD/ThiS family protein, with amino-acid sequence MKVDVALFASLSGFHVAPGEDRTRAYDLASGATIADVIATLGLPDQPRIVFVNGRHAEETAELHAGERLAIFPPVAGG; translated from the coding sequence ATGAAGGTCGACGTCGCGCTGTTCGCGTCGCTTTCAGGGTTCCATGTCGCGCCCGGCGAAGACCGCACGCGCGCATACGATCTCGCGTCCGGTGCGACCATCGCAGACGTGATCGCCACCCTTGGCCTGCCTGATCAGCCGCGCATCGTCTTCGTCAACGGTCGCCACGCCGAGGAGACCGCTGAGCTGCATGCCGGCGAGCGGCTCGCGATCTTCCCGCCGGTAGCGGGAGGGTAG
- the thiF gene encoding sulfur carrier protein ThiS adenylyltransferase ThiF, whose translation MIAPDGSNSTDTRIPEPELRARLRASSVAILGCGGLGSNVAAMLLRSGVRTLALVDVDRVEVDNLNRQLFFRDQIGMLKVEALAETLDRIDPDARLTLVDGFIDAASLPRIVAGADVIVEAVDGVETKTLIADVCGRELPDVPLVSASGLAGYDSANRIETVRVADNLWVAGDLESDVREGHALLASRVMVAAAHQAHAVIRLLIGLDGE comes from the coding sequence ATGATTGCGCCTGACGGATCCAATAGCACAGATACGCGCATTCCCGAACCCGAGTTGCGCGCCCGTTTGCGCGCGTCCTCGGTGGCGATTCTGGGTTGCGGTGGGCTGGGCAGCAATGTAGCCGCGATGCTGCTGCGCTCCGGAGTCCGGACGCTGGCGCTCGTCGACGTCGATCGGGTCGAAGTCGACAACCTGAACCGCCAGCTGTTCTTTCGCGATCAGATCGGGATGCTGAAGGTCGAAGCGCTTGCCGAGACGCTCGACCGCATCGACCCGGACGCCCGACTGACGCTCGTGGACGGTTTCATCGACGCCGCCAGCCTGCCGAGGATCGTTGCCGGCGCCGACGTGATTGTCGAAGCCGTCGACGGCGTGGAGACCAAGACACTCATCGCGGACGTGTGTGGGCGCGAGCTCCCGGACGTTCCGCTCGTGAGCGCGTCGGGGCTCGCGGGCTACGACAGCGCGAACCGCATCGAGACCGTGAGGGTCGCCGACAACCTGTGGGTCGCCGGTGACCTGGAGTCCGACGTCCGCGAGGGCCACGCCCTGCTGGCGTCCCGCGTGATGGTCGCTGCCGCTCACCAGGCGCATGCGGTGATTCGTCTGCTGATAGGACTCGATGGGGAGTAG